One Prunus dulcis chromosome 8, ALMONDv2, whole genome shotgun sequence DNA window includes the following coding sequences:
- the LOC117637483 gene encoding monothiol glutaredoxin-S15, mitochondrial-like, producing MSRPLSKLLFKGISGFPAACSSKIVSGSFYQNGMRYSTSVPNDSDTHDDFKPANKFDGSGLSLKELVEQDVKDNPVMLYMKGVPEVPQCGFSSLAVRVLKQYAVPLSARNILEDPELKTAVKAFSHWPTFPQIFIKGEFIGGSDIILNMHQSGELKEKLKDIAVNQEKSA from the exons ATGTCGAGGCCGCTCTCAAAGTTGCTCTTCAAGGGAATTTCAGGCTTCCCGGCTGCCTGTTCTAGTAAAATT GTATCTGGATCCTTTTATCAAAATGGAATGAGATACTCAACCTCTGTGCCTAATGACTCCGACACACATGACGATTTTAAACCCGCTAATAAGTTCGACGGTTCTGGCCTTAGTTTGAAGGAACTTGTTGAGCAG GATGTGAAGGACAACCCTGTAATGCTTTATATGAAAGGAGTGCCTGAGGTTCCCCAATGTGGATTCAGCTCACTTGCAGTAAGAGTGTTAAAACAATATG CTGTTCCTTTGAGTGCTAGGAATATTTTGGAAGATCCTGAGCTCAAAACTGCTGTTAAAGCTTTTAG CCACTGGCCAACATTTCCACAGATATTCATCAAGGGGGAGTTCATTGGAGGGTCAGACATAATTCTCAATATGCACCAG TCTGGTGAGCTCAAGGAAAAGCTTAAGGATATCGCGGTCAATCAAGAGAAGTCTGCATAA